The proteins below come from a single Verrucomicrobiia bacterium genomic window:
- a CDS encoding ferredoxin produces MADKANKYPINAPGKYYVDNQCIDCDLCRETAPNNFKRNEEGGFSYVFKQPENEEEVKQCEEAIANCPVEAIGSDGE; encoded by the coding sequence ATGGCTGACAAAGCAAACAAATACCCGATCAACGCGCCGGGCAAGTATTACGTGGACAATCAATGCATTGATTGTGACCTGTGCCGGGAGACCGCGCCGAACAACTTCAAGCGCAACGAGGAAGGCGGCTTTTCCTACGTGTTCAAACAACCGGAAAACGAGGAAGAAGTCAAACAGTGCGAAGAGGCGATTGCCAACTGCCCGGTGGAAGCCATCGGCAGTGATGGTGAGTAA